A window of Streptomyces sp. NBC_01142 genomic DNA:
AACGGAGCCGTACAGCATCAACTACCGCTCAACTCCCCGCCGCACGCCATCCACGGCACCGGCCGCGACGCGGCCTGGCGCACCGCCCGCGCGAACAAGAGCGATGCGGCTTTCACCTACGACCTCGCCGACCCATGGCCGTACACCGGACGCGTCACCCAGGCCTTCGAGCTGACCGAGGACTCGCTGACGCTGACCATGAGCGTGGAGACGTACGGGACGTCCTTCCCGGCCCAGGCCGGCTGGCACCCCTGGTTCCTGCGCAACCTCGGCAGCGGCGAGAGCGAGAGCAGCGAGGGCGGCCAGGGCGAGGGCGGTGAGGGCGGGAGCGGCGGGACCGGGCGCGGCGAGGACGTACGGATCGACTTCACCCCCGAGTGGCAGGAGCAACGCGGGGACGGCCACCTGCCGACCGGGCAGCGCATCGCCCCCCTGCCCGGTCCCTGGGACGACTGCTTCGGGATGCCCGACGGGGTCGACGTCACGCTCACCTGGCCGGAGCGGCTGGAGCTCAAGGTCACCAGTCGCGCGGAGTGGGTCGTGATCTACGACGAGCAGACCGAGGCCGTCTGCGTGGAACCGCAGTCGGGCCCGCCGAACGGCCTCAACACCCACCCGCAGCTCGTCACCCCGATCGAGCCCCTCGAGATCGCGGCGACCTGGAGCTGGCGCCGCCTCTAAGCTGGCGACCATGACTGACGTACGCGCTGAGCTGCTCCAGCAGATCAAGGACAAGGCCGTGGTGCACGGCAAGGTGACCCTCTCGTCGGGTCTTGAGGCCGACTACTACGTGGACCTGCGCCGGATCACGCTGGACGGCGCGGCCGCGCCGCTGGTGGGCCAGGTGATGTCCGACCTGACGGCAGAGCTCGACTTCGACTGTGTGGGCGGGCTGACCCTCGGCGCCGACCCGGTGGCGACCTCGATCCTGCATGCCTCCGCCGCCCGTGGGAAGCGGGTCGATGCCTTCGTCGTACGCAAGGCCGCGAAGGAGCACGGCATGCAGCGCCGCGTCGAGGGCCCGGACATCACGGGCCGGCGTTGCCTGGTGGTCGAGGACACCTCGACCACCGGCGGCTCGCCGCTGACCGCCGTCGAGGCCGTGCGCGAGGCCGGCGGCGAGGTCGTCGCGGTGGCGACGATCGTGGACCGGGCGACCGGCGCCGGCGAGAAGATCAGCGGGACGGCAGGGGTGCCCTACCTCTACGCGTACTCGCTCGACGAGCTCGGTCTCGCCTGAGCCGAGCAAGTCGTGACCTGGGCGCGACATAGGGTTTGACCTGCGGTGATGATGAGGGGCGGACTGTTTCACGTGAAACATTCCGCCCCTCACGCATGTGCGCGCCCCACGCGGGGTGGAGTCGCGCCGAGAGTCTGGAAAGATGGGCGCCGACGATGACGTCGCCCCAAGGTCAGGGCCCGCACATATCGCACACCCGCACATCACAAGGAGCGGACAGATGCCCATCGCAACCCCCGAGGTCTACAACGAGATGCTCGACCGGGCGAAGGCAGGCAAGTTCGCCTACCCGGCCATCAATGTGACCTCGTCCCAGACCCTGCACGCTGCTCTGCGCGGCTTCGCGGAGGCCGAGAGCGACGGCATCATCCAGATCTCCACCGGCGGTGCCGAGTTCCTGGGTGGCCAGCACAGCAAGGACATGGTCACCGGCGCGGTCGCCCTCGCCGAGTTCGCGCACATCGTCGCTGCGAAGTACGACGTCACCGTCGCGCTGCACACCGACCACTGCCCCAAGGACAAGCTGGACGGCTATGTCCGCCCGCTGCTCGACATCTCCGCCGAGCGCGTCAAGGCCGGCCGTAACCCGCTGTTCCAGTCCCACATGTGGGACGGCTCGGCCGAGACCCTCGCCGACAACCTGGCCATCGCCCAGGAGCTGCTGGCGCAGGCCGCCGCCGCCAAGATCATCCTCGAGGTCGAGATCACCCCGACCGGTGGCGAGGAGGACGGTGTCACGCACGAGATCAACGACGAGCTGTACACCACCGTCGACGACGCGCTGCGCACCGCCGAGGCGCTCGGCCTGGGCGAGAAGGGCCGCTACCTGCTGGCCGCCTCCTTCGGCAACGTCCACGGCGTCTACAAGCCCGGCAATGTCGTGCTCCGTCCCGAGCTGCTGAAGGACCTGCAGGCGGGCGTCGGCGCCAAGCACGGCAAGTCCAGCCCGTTCGACTTCGTCTTCCACGGCGGCTCCGGCTCCACGGCCGAGGAGATCGCCACTGCGCTGGAGAACGGCGTCGTGAAGATGAACCTCGACACCGACACGCAGTACGCCTTCACCCGCCCCGTCGCGGACCACATGTTCAAGAACTACGACGGTGTGCTGAAGGTCGACGGCGAGGTCGGCTCCAAGAAGACCTACGACCCGCGCACCTGGGGCAAGGCGGCCGAGGCCGGTATGGCCACGCGCGTTGCCGAGGCCTGCGCGGCCCTGCGCTCCACGGGCACCAAGCTCAAGTAGGCGCCGTTTCGTACGCAGCCGTTCGTACGCTGCCATTCGTACGCAGCCGGGCCCGGCATCCCTTCGCGGGGTGCCGGGCCCGCGGCATGTCAGGGGAGGACTCAGCGTGAGCTTCGACAGCTATGACTTCGACACCCCCGTGGACCGGCGCGGCACCTGGTGCGTCCAGTGGGACGGGGCCGCGGACCGTTTCGGCGCCGACGGGCTGCTGCCCTTCACCATCTCCGACATGGACTTCACGTCCCCGCCCGAAGTGCTCGACGCGCTCCAGAGGCGCGTGGCGCACGGTGTCTTCGGCTACACCGACTGGCGGACCGAGGATTTTCTCTCCGCGGTACGCCACTGGTTCAGCAGCCGCTACGGCACCGAGATCGACACCGGTCGCATGGTGTACGCGCCCTCGGTGCTCAGCCAGCTCTCGCAGCTGCTGCGGATGTGGACCGAGCCCGGCGACGGCGTCGTCGTCCACACCCCCACGTACGACGGCTTCCGGAAGGTGATCACCGGTCTCGGGCGCGAGCCGCGCGGGGTGCCGGTCGGCGACACGGCGGCCCTGGAGCGGCAGCTCGCCCGTGCCGACAGCAAGGTGCTGGTGCTCTGCTCGCCGCACAATCCCACCGGCAAGGTGTGGACGGAGGCCGAGCTCACGGAGACCGCCCGGCTGGCAGCCGCGTACGACGTCGCGGTCGTCAGCGACGAGATCCATGCCGATTTCGTGCACGCGGGACATGTCCATCTGCCATGGACGCGGTTCGCCGCGGGCCGCTGGGCCTTGGTCACCTCCGCCACCAAGGCCTTCAATTTCCCGGCGCTGAGCGGCTCGTACGGGATCATCGGCGACCCGGACGACCATGCGGAGTTTCTGCGCCGGATACAGACGGGGGAGGGGCTCGCCTCACCCTCCGTGCTCTCGCTGACCGCGCACATCGCGGCGTACCGGGAGGGCGGACCCTGGCTGGAGCAGCTCAACGCCTATGTGGCGGCCAATCTGCGGATGGTCGCCGAACGGATCCACTCCGCCTTCCCCGAACTGGGCTGGCAGCCGCCCCAGGCGGGCTATCTCGCCTGGATCGATCTGCGGCCGCTCGGCGTGGACGACGAGGCGCTGCAGCGGGAGCTGATCGAGCACGAGAAGGTCGCGATCATGCCGGGCACGACGTACGGCTGTGACGGTTTCGTGCGGTTCAACGTCGGCTGTCCGCGCGCCAAGGCCGAGCAGGGTGTGGACGCTCTGATCCGTGCCCTTCACCGGCTGGCCCGATGAGGTGGACCCGGGGATGATCCGGGTATGGACAACAGGCCGGGCGACGACCGGCCGGGCGAGGACCGGCTGGGCCAGGGCAGCGCGGGCGAGGACCGGCCGGGCCAGGACGGCGCGGGCCAGGACCGGCCGGGCGACGATTGGCCGCGTGACGACGGGGCGGGCGACATCAGGCTGTCGTCGGCCACCGGCCGCTGGGTGGTTCTGACGACCGTGCTCGGGTCCAGCATGGCGCTGCTGGACTCGACCGTCGTCAATGTGGCCCTGCCCCGCATCGGTACCGATCTCGACGCCGACATGGCCGTTCTCCAGTGGACCGTCAACGCCTACATGCTCACCCTGGCCGGGCTGATCCTGCTGGGCGGTGCGCTCGGTGACCGCTACGGCCGGCGCAAGATCTTTGTGCTCGGTGTGGTGTGGTTCGCCCTCGGGTCGCTGCTGTGCGGTCTCGCCCCCAACGACCTGGTCCTGGTCGGCGCCCGCGCCCTCCAGGGAATTGGTGGTGCGCTGCTCACTCCCGGGTCGCTGGCCCTGATCCAGGCGAGCTTCCACCCGGACGACCGGGCCCGCGCGGTGGGACTGTGGTCCGGGCTGGGCGGCGTCGGCGCCGCGGTCGGTCCCTTCGTCGGTGGCTGGCTGGTCGACGGGCCCGGCTGGCGCTGGGTGTTCCTGCTCAACGTGCCGCTGGCCGCGCTGTGCGTGCCGGTGGCGCTGAAGCATGTGCCGGAGTCCCGCAACCCCCACGCGCACGGCCGCTTCGATGTGCTGGGGGCGGTGCTCGGCGCGTCGGCGCTGGGGCTGGTGACGTACGCGCTGATCGCGCCGTCCCTGTGGGTCGGCGTCGTGGGCGTGGTGGTGGGGGTGGTGTTCGTCATGGTCGAGCGGCGGCGGCCCGATCCGATGCTGCCGCCGTCGATCTTCAAGAACCGGCAGTTCACCGCCGTGAATCTGGTGACGGTGTGCGTGTACGCCGCCTTCGCCGGGTTCTTCTTCCTGGTCGCCCTTCAGCTTCAGGTGGTGGCGGGCTACTCGGCGCTCGGTGCCGGTACGGCCCTGTTGCCCACCACGGTGCTGATGCTGCTGCTGTCGGCGAAGTCGGGCGAGCTGGGCGAACGGATCGGCCCGCGCATCCCGCTCACCGTCGGACCACTGCTCTGCGCAACCGGGATGATGCTGATGCTGCGCGTGGGCGAGAACGCTTCATACGTACGCGATGTGCTGCCCGCGCTGCTGGTCATGGGCATGGGGATGGTGACCCTGGTCGCCCCGCTGACGGCCACCGTGCTTGCCTCCGTGGAGACCGGGCGGGCCGGGCTGGCGAGCGGCATCAACAACGCGGCGGCCCGCGCGGCCGGCCTGCTGGCAGTGGCCGCGCTGCCGCTGCTGGCCGGGATGGGCCCGGAGGCCTACCGCTCGGCGGCGGAGTTCGAGGAGACGTTCCGGCGGGCGATGCCGATGTGTGCGGGCGTGCTGGTGGTGGGGTCGCTGATCGCCTTGTGGGCAGTGCGGAACCCGGAGCCCGGAGTGGAGTACTGCCACCCCGAGTGCAAGATCAACTGTGGCGTGGCGGCGCCGCCGTTGGAGCCGACCGCGCCCGGGCCCCTTGTGCTGACCCGGGTCTACCTGGTTGAAGATCCAGATGCGTTCCGGGTCGGTCCGGTAGCGGAAGATCCGGGTCGGCCCGGCGGTGGCGGAGGGGCTGCTGCCCGAGGACGAGGGGGACGCAGCGGGCGGGGACCAGGACGGTGGCGGCGTCGTACCGGTGGGGGACAGCGGCGGCTGGGTGGACGGCGCGTGCCGGGCCATCGTCGCGTCCGTCGTCCTGCCCATGAAATGAATGATCGCCTCCGGCGCGTAACCCCCGCACCGCTGCCACGGATTCCCCACCGACCTGTGACACTGGAGCCCATGTCCATCCATGAAAACCTGCTCGGGGGACCTCCCCCGACCCACCTGCCCGACGAGCCCGAGCCGCGCGAGCTTCTCGCGGCCGGAGCGGCTCCCGCGGACGTCGCCGCCAAGTACCCGACCTCCTCGCTGGCCTGGGCACAGCTCGCCGACGACGCCTTCGAGAACGGCCGCGTCGTCGAGTCGTACGCCTACGCGCGCACCGGCTACCACCGCGGTCTGGACTCGCTGCGCCGCAGCGGCTGGAAGGGCCACGGCCCGGTGCCGTGGGAGCACGAGCCGAACCGCGGCTTCCTGCGCGCCCTGCACGCGCTGGCCCGCGCCGCGCAGTCGATCGGTGAGCAGGAGGAGTACGAGCGCTGCACGGCCTTCCTGCGCGACTCCTCCGAGGCTGCCGCGCAGACGCTGGGCTGAGCCCACAGCCCCGGCTCCCGTGAACGCGTGGAACCGAAGGCCCGTATCCCCTGTCTGTACGGGGTGTACGGGCCTTCGGCCGGTACGCTCGCACGCACTGGCGATTTACCTACGGGTGGCCGGTGTCGATGTTCCCTGGGGAGAGGTCTGTCTTGGGCAAGCGCGCCGGCGTCCGTACCGGGCGGAGCGGCGGAAGCCGCAGCCGTACCGGTAGTCGTAGCCGTACCGCGGGCCGCAGCCGCCGAAAACCGGACCGCAGCCGCAGTCCGCTCGCCCGGATACTCCTGCTCGGCCTTGCCCTCGTCGTGCTGTCGCTCGGCAGCGGCGCGGCCCTCGCGCACTGGCGTGGCGGCAATGCCGCCGACGTGGCCGCCGACGACCCGCTGCCGCCGGCATCCCCGCCGAGCTCCCCGTCCCCGGAGGAGTCCAGGGACCGCCCGCCGCCTGCCGCCCCCTCGACGCCGGCGGAACGCCGTACGTCCCCCTCCCCCACGCCCTCCCCGTCCACGGGGAAGCCGCGCAAGCCGCCCAAGAAGGTCCCCGCCTCCGGCGACGGGACCTTCACCGGCGCGCAGGCCTCCGGCAAGGCGGCCGGGTCGGGCCCGCTGCGCCGCTACCGCGTCGAGGTCGAGGACGGCATCGGCGTCTCCGCGAAGGAGGCCGCCGCCGAGATCCAGGCGATCCTCGCCCATCCGCGCGGCTGGGCCGCGCACGGCAAGGGCTCCTTCCAACTGGTCTCCTCCGACGACTCCGACGACTCCGACGACTCGGCCGACTCAGGCGCCTCGAACGGCTCCGGCGACTCGAACGGCGCCCCCGCAGATCCCGCAGACTCCACGGCGCCCGCAGACTCCACGGCGCCCGCAGACCCCACGGCGCCCGCGGCGCCCGGCGACTCTGGCGGCGCCGATGCCCCCGAGGCGGACTTCGTGATCCGGATCGCCACCCCGGCCACCGCCGACAAACTCTGTCTCGAAGTGGGCCTCGACACCCGCGGCGAGCTGAACTGCGAGACCGACGAGGGCGTCGTGGTGAATCTGCGCCGCTGGCTGCTGGGCTCGCCGACCTTCGCAGGGGCGGCCGAGGAGTACCGGCATCTGATCATCAACCACGAGATCGGGCACGAGATCGGCATCCGCAGGCACATGGGCTGCGCGGGCCCCGGAAAGCTCGCGCCGGTGATGATGCAGCAGATCAAGGGGCTGGACGGCTGCCGTTCCAATGCCTGGCCATACGACGAGAACGGGACGTATGTCACCGGCCCGACACTGTGATGATCCCCGCGTCTGCGGTGCGTATCCCGATCTCCGGATCGGCTGATGCCCGGATTATGATGCCGGTGGGGACCGGGGCTCCCATTTCCGGACAGGAAGGGGCGGACCGCTACCCGGACACGTCGAGGAGACAGCAATGTCACATGACGCGGCCCCGAACCTGGATTTCGCGGGCACCACTCCGTACGAGGACTACGTTCAGGCGGACGTCCTCACCCACCTCCAGCATCCGCTCTCGGACGACCCGGGCGAGATGGTCTTCCTGGTCACCACCCAGGTGATGGAGCTGTGGTTCACGGTCATCGTCCATGAGTGGGAGACCGCCGCCGGCGC
This region includes:
- a CDS encoding aldose 1-epimerase, with the protein product MSSSEESIRLAAGDVELTVHPQIGCRIGSLRIGGTEVLHQGERYGCFPMVPWCGRVENGQFRNGAVQHQLPLNSPPHAIHGTGRDAAWRTARANKSDAAFTYDLADPWPYTGRVTQAFELTEDSLTLTMSVETYGTSFPAQAGWHPWFLRNLGSGESESSEGGQGEGGEGGSGGTGRGEDVRIDFTPEWQEQRGDGHLPTGQRIAPLPGPWDDCFGMPDGVDVTLTWPERLELKVTSRAEWVVIYDEQTEAVCVEPQSGPPNGLNTHPQLVTPIEPLEIAATWSWRRL
- the pyrE gene encoding orotate phosphoribosyltransferase, coding for MTDVRAELLQQIKDKAVVHGKVTLSSGLEADYYVDLRRITLDGAAAPLVGQVMSDLTAELDFDCVGGLTLGADPVATSILHASAARGKRVDAFVVRKAAKEHGMQRRVEGPDITGRRCLVVEDTSTTGGSPLTAVEAVREAGGEVVAVATIVDRATGAGEKISGTAGVPYLYAYSLDELGLA
- the fbaA gene encoding class II fructose-bisphosphate aldolase, whose amino-acid sequence is MPIATPEVYNEMLDRAKAGKFAYPAINVTSSQTLHAALRGFAEAESDGIIQISTGGAEFLGGQHSKDMVTGAVALAEFAHIVAAKYDVTVALHTDHCPKDKLDGYVRPLLDISAERVKAGRNPLFQSHMWDGSAETLADNLAIAQELLAQAAAAKIILEVEITPTGGEEDGVTHEINDELYTTVDDALRTAEALGLGEKGRYLLAASFGNVHGVYKPGNVVLRPELLKDLQAGVGAKHGKSSPFDFVFHGGSGSTAEEIATALENGVVKMNLDTDTQYAFTRPVADHMFKNYDGVLKVDGEVGSKKTYDPRTWGKAAEAGMATRVAEACAALRSTGTKLK
- a CDS encoding MalY/PatB family protein, whose product is MSFDSYDFDTPVDRRGTWCVQWDGAADRFGADGLLPFTISDMDFTSPPEVLDALQRRVAHGVFGYTDWRTEDFLSAVRHWFSSRYGTEIDTGRMVYAPSVLSQLSQLLRMWTEPGDGVVVHTPTYDGFRKVITGLGREPRGVPVGDTAALERQLARADSKVLVLCSPHNPTGKVWTEAELTETARLAAAYDVAVVSDEIHADFVHAGHVHLPWTRFAAGRWALVTSATKAFNFPALSGSYGIIGDPDDHAEFLRRIQTGEGLASPSVLSLTAHIAAYREGGPWLEQLNAYVAANLRMVAERIHSAFPELGWQPPQAGYLAWIDLRPLGVDDEALQRELIEHEKVAIMPGTTYGCDGFVRFNVGCPRAKAEQGVDALIRALHRLAR
- a CDS encoding DHA2 family efflux MFS transporter permease subunit, whose product is MDNRPGDDRPGEDRLGQGSAGEDRPGQDGAGQDRPGDDWPRDDGAGDIRLSSATGRWVVLTTVLGSSMALLDSTVVNVALPRIGTDLDADMAVLQWTVNAYMLTLAGLILLGGALGDRYGRRKIFVLGVVWFALGSLLCGLAPNDLVLVGARALQGIGGALLTPGSLALIQASFHPDDRARAVGLWSGLGGVGAAVGPFVGGWLVDGPGWRWVFLLNVPLAALCVPVALKHVPESRNPHAHGRFDVLGAVLGASALGLVTYALIAPSLWVGVVGVVVGVVFVMVERRRPDPMLPPSIFKNRQFTAVNLVTVCVYAAFAGFFFLVALQLQVVAGYSALGAGTALLPTTVLMLLLSAKSGELGERIGPRIPLTVGPLLCATGMMLMLRVGENASYVRDVLPALLVMGMGMVTLVAPLTATVLASVETGRAGLASGINNAAARAAGLLAVAALPLLAGMGPEAYRSAAEFEETFRRAMPMCAGVLVVGSLIALWAVRNPEPGVEYCHPECKINCGVAAPPLEPTAPGPLVLTRVYLVEDPDAFRVGPVAEDPGRPGGGGGAAARGRGGRSGRGPGRWRRRTGGGQRRLGGRRVPGHRRVRRPAHEMNDRLRRVTPAPLPRIPHRPVTLEPMSIHENLLGGPPPTHLPDEPEPRELLAAGAAPADVAAKYPTSSLAWAQLADDAFENGRVVESYAYARTGYHRGLDSLRRSGWKGHGPVPWEHEPNRGFLRALHALARAAQSIGEQEEYERCTAFLRDSSEAAAQTLG
- a CDS encoding DUF3152 domain-containing protein, whose amino-acid sequence is MGKRAGVRTGRSGGSRSRTGSRSRTAGRSRRKPDRSRSPLARILLLGLALVVLSLGSGAALAHWRGGNAADVAADDPLPPASPPSSPSPEESRDRPPPAAPSTPAERRTSPSPTPSPSTGKPRKPPKKVPASGDGTFTGAQASGKAAGSGPLRRYRVEVEDGIGVSAKEAAAEIQAILAHPRGWAAHGKGSFQLVSSDDSDDSDDSADSGASNGSGDSNGAPADPADSTAPADSTAPADPTAPAAPGDSGGADAPEADFVIRIATPATADKLCLEVGLDTRGELNCETDEGVVVNLRRWLLGSPTFAGAAEEYRHLIINHEIGHEIGIRRHMGCAGPGKLAPVMMQQIKGLDGCRSNAWPYDENGTYVTGPTL